A single region of the Dehalococcoidia bacterium genome encodes:
- the rny gene encoding ribonuclease Y, with protein sequence MNTAVWIVIILVASVAGWAIGFYLRRTETSRKARISEAKATELVKETEAKQKELLLQAKEEAVKIKSEAENEYRQRRIEISRLEKKFGQRLENLDRKVESFENRERTLSQKEREIEASLAQVEKFKQEQRQKLEVISGMSSADAKEQLLRVVETETRDALAKRMRQVEEQLKAEVNERSRIITAEALQRCASEVATEATVSVVALPNDEMKGRLIGREGRNIRALEAATGVDLIVDDTPEAVTLSCFDPVRREIARVALAKLILDGRINPVRIEEIVEKARKEVDSTIQAEGEQLAFRAGVVGLQPEIVRTLGRLRYRFSYGQNMLSHSLETSQLSAALATEIGADVTIAKTGGLLHDIGKAVDQDVEGPHALIGANILKRLGVSSDIVNAVAEHHGETGTNSTYGFIVSAADAISSARPGARQESVEHYLKRIEALENIAESFAGVEKSYAIQAGREVRILVKPNQIDDLDSVRLARDIAKKIEGELEYPGQIKVTVIRETRSVDYAK encoded by the coding sequence ATGAATACAGCAGTCTGGATTGTTATTATATTAGTTGCCAGCGTAGCTGGCTGGGCGATTGGCTTTTACCTGCGCAGAACTGAGACATCGAGAAAAGCTCGCATTTCTGAGGCAAAAGCTACCGAACTCGTCAAGGAAACTGAGGCAAAGCAAAAAGAACTACTCCTTCAGGCAAAGGAAGAGGCAGTCAAGATTAAGTCGGAGGCGGAGAACGAATATCGCCAGCGCCGCATTGAGATCAGCCGGCTGGAGAAGAAGTTCGGTCAGCGGCTGGAGAATCTTGACCGAAAAGTCGAGTCTTTTGAAAATCGTGAACGCACTCTGAGCCAAAAGGAAAGGGAAATTGAAGCCAGTTTGGCCCAAGTCGAAAAATTTAAGCAAGAGCAGAGACAGAAACTCGAGGTAATCTCAGGCATGTCCAGCGCCGATGCCAAGGAACAACTCCTGCGAGTTGTGGAAACCGAAACCCGAGATGCTCTGGCTAAGCGCATGCGTCAGGTGGAAGAACAGCTCAAGGCTGAAGTTAATGAAAGAAGTCGAATCATCACAGCTGAAGCCTTGCAGCGTTGCGCCAGTGAGGTGGCTACCGAGGCCACTGTTTCCGTAGTGGCGCTCCCCAACGATGAGATGAAAGGCCGACTTATCGGTCGAGAAGGACGTAATATCAGGGCTCTGGAAGCAGCCACCGGGGTTGATCTCATTGTGGATGATACACCGGAGGCCGTGACCCTTTCATGCTTTGACCCTGTCCGTCGTGAAATAGCCAGAGTCGCTCTGGCGAAGCTTATCCTGGATGGCCGTATCAATCCGGTGCGGATCGAGGAAATTGTGGAGAAGGCTAGAAAGGAAGTGGATTCCACTATTCAGGCAGAGGGAGAACAGCTGGCATTCAGGGCGGGGGTTGTGGGGCTACAGCCGGAGATCGTCAGAACCCTGGGACGCCTCAGGTATCGCTTCAGCTACGGACAGAACATGCTCAGCCACAGCCTCGAAACCTCCCAACTGTCGGCGGCACTGGCCACCGAAATTGGAGCTGATGTGACAATCGCCAAGACGGGCGGGCTCCTTCATGATATCGGAAAAGCAGTGGATCAGGATGTAGAAGGCCCTCATGCATTGATCGGTGCGAATATTCTCAAACGCCTGGGAGTGTCTTCCGATATCGTAAATGCAGTTGCTGAACACCATGGCGAAACTGGGACAAACAGCACCTATGGATTCATTGTTTCGGCTGCGGATGCTATCAGCAGCGCACGCCCTGGGGCAAGGCAAGAATCGGTTGAGCACTACCTGAAGCGCATAGAGGCGCTGGAGAACATTGCCGAGAGCTTTGCCGGTGTGGAAAAATCATATGCCATTCAGGCGGGTCGAGAAGTTCGAATCCTGGTAAAACCCAACCAGATTGACGATCTGGACTCAGTAAGGCTGGCCAGAGACATTGCGAAGAAGATCGAGGGAGAACTGGAGTATCCGGGCCAGATAAAGGTCACGGTGATCAGAGAGACCCGATCAGTCGATTATGCCAAGTAA